The genomic segment GGTCGTGTTCTGGGTGTTGGTGTCGGTACGGAACCTGGTCCTGTTCCCGTTCGTCTACTCGTGGGCGGTGGACCTGAGCACCTCCTGGGGCGGCCCGACCCAGCTCGGCGCCGTGGCGCTGCACATGGCCGGTGGACTCGCCGCGTTCCTGCTGGTCCCCTACCTGGTGGGTGGCCTCGCGACGCTGCACGCCGCGCTGACCCGCCGGCTTCTCGGCCCGGCCGAGTAGCCACCGGGCGCGGTGCCGAGCCGCCGTCTTTCGGGCCGGCCCGAGCGGTCGCGAGCGACCCGCGCACGCGAGGCCCCCGACCCGCTCCCGGCCGCCCGCGAGGTCCTGATCGGCGCCGCGCCGCGCGCGAGGTCGCGATCGGCGCGGCACGGCGCCGCAGCACGGTCAGCGTTCGCTGTCCAGGTCGGCCATGTGCGCGGCCGGGTAGCGGTCGCCCCGGGCCGAACCGCGCGGTACCAGCTCCTCGATCCGGGCCAGGTCGGCGGCGTCCAGCACGACGCGGCGCGCGCCGATCATCGTGTCGACCTGGTCGGGGCGGCGGGCGCCGACGACCGGGACGATGTCGTCGCCCTGCGCCGCCACCCAGGCGATCGCCAGCTGCGCGAGCGACGCGCCCTTCGCCTCGGCCACGTCGCGCAGCCGGGCGACGAGCGCGTCGTTGTGTTCCCGGTTGTCGCCCTGGAACCGCGGGAACATGCTGCGCGCGTCGCCGTTGGCGGGGCTACCGCCGATCAGCCCCTTGGCGAGTACCCCGTACGCGGTGATGCCGATGCCCAGTTCCCGGCAGGTGGCCAGGATGCCGTCCTCGATGCCGCGGCTGAGCAGCGAGTACTCGATCTGCAGGTCGGTGATCGGGGCGACCGCCGCGGCCCGCCGGATGGTCTCCGCGCCGACCTCGCTCAGCCCGATGTGCCGCACGTACCCGGCGTCGACCAGCTCGGCGATCGCGCCGATGGTGTCCTCGATCGGTACCGTCCGGTCCAGCCGGGCCGGCCGGTAGATGTCGACGTGGTCGGTGCCGAGCCGCTGCAGCGAGTAGGTGAGCGAGTTGCGCACCGCGTCCGGCCGTGCGTCGAAACCGCGCATCCCGCCGCCCGGGGCGAGCAGCGCCCCGAACTTGACCGAGAGGACGACGTCGTCCCGGTTGCGGGTGCGCAGCGCGCGGGCGATCAGCTGCTCGTTGTGCCCGGCCGCGTAGAAGTCGCCGGTGTCGAGCAGGGTGCCGCCGGCGTCCAGGTAGTCGTGCACGACGCGGACCGCCTCGTCCTCGTCGACGCGGCCGTACGCGCCGGACAGGCCCATGCAGCCGAGGCCGGGTGTGCTGACGGTCGGGCCGCTGCGGCCCAGGGTGCGGGTGTCGAGTGCTGTGGTCATACCGCCAGCGTCACCCGGTCCGGCAGCCGCATACAGGCACAACGCATCCAGGGACCGCCTCTCCCTGGCAACGGCCCCGACGGGCGCGCAGACTGGAGCGGTGATCGACCGTTCCGGGCTGGCCGACTTCCTGCGCCGGCGGCGCGAGACGCTGCGGCCGGCCGACGTCGGCCTGCCGGCAGGCGCCCGCCGCCGTACCCCCGGCCTGCGGCGCGAGGAGGTGGCGCAGCTCGCCGGCGTGTCCACCGACCACTACTCGCGGCTGGAGCAGGCCCGCGGGTCGGCGCCGTCCGAGTCGGTGGTGGCCGCCCTCGCCCGCGCGCTGCGCTGCGACATCGACGAACGCGACCACCTGTACCACCTGGCCGGGCTGTCCGCGCCGGCGCGGGTCGCCGGCAACCACGTCCGGCCGGGCCTGATCGACCTCGCCAGCCGGCTGGTGGACGTACCGGTCTGCATCAGTACCGACCTCGGCGAGGTGGTGTGGCAGAACGCGCTGTTCGCCGCCGTCGGCGGGCTGGGCGAGCTGCGCCCCGGCCGGGACGCCAACATCATCTGGCGCTGGTTCACCGAACCGTCCTCGCGGGAACGGCTGCCCTCCGCCGACTGGGCGCGGCTGTCGGCCACGAGCGTCAGCGACCTGCGCGCCACGTACTCCCGCCGCGCCGGCGACCGCGACGTCACCGAACTGGTGCACGACCTGCTCGACCGCAGCGCCGAGTTCCGTGACCTGTGGGAACGTCACGAGGTGTCGGTGCGCCGCTCCGACCGGAAGGACTTCCTGCACCCCGAGGTCGGCCTGATCCACCTGCGCTGCGAGATCCTGCTCACCCCGGACGAGGGCGTGCAGCTGCTGGTGTTCTTCCCCGTCGACCCGGCCGACGACGGCGCGAAGCTCGACCTGCTCCGCGTCATCGGCACCCAGGACTTCCAGACCGCCACCTGACCGGATTCCGCCCAGCGGCAGGTGACTCCCCTCGCCGTTCCCCCGTCCGGCGCGCCAGCACGTCGGCCCCGTGGCGTCACGCGGTGAGCAGGGTGAGTTCGGCGTTCAGGAGGTCGGTGAGGCGGTCGTGGCGGCCGTCGGCGCGCGCGATTCCCCGGCTCGGGCCCTCGGTGATCATCAGGACGTAGAGGTGCAGCCGGTACAGCGACAGCCGGATCCGGGCCGCCGCGTCGAACGGCCCCGGCCGGTACCCGCGCAGGAACGGATGGTCCGGCTCGTCCTCGATGCGCCGGAACAGCGCCGGGGACACCAGATCCAGCAACGGATCCCCGTACAGGTGGCGCTCGCCGTCGACCAGCCCGGCGAGCCCACCGGACGGGGACACCAGTAC from the Actinocatenispora thailandica genome contains:
- a CDS encoding aldo/keto reductase translates to MTTALDTRTLGRSGPTVSTPGLGCMGLSGAYGRVDEDEAVRVVHDYLDAGGTLLDTGDFYAAGHNEQLIARALRTRNRDDVVLSVKFGALLAPGGGMRGFDARPDAVRNSLTYSLQRLGTDHVDIYRPARLDRTVPIEDTIGAIAELVDAGYVRHIGLSEVGAETIRRAAAVAPITDLQIEYSLLSRGIEDGILATCRELGIGITAYGVLAKGLIGGSPANGDARSMFPRFQGDNREHNDALVARLRDVAEAKGASLAQLAIAWVAAQGDDIVPVVGARRPDQVDTMIGARRVVLDAADLARIEELVPRGSARGDRYPAAHMADLDSER
- a CDS encoding helix-turn-helix transcriptional regulator, translated to MIDRSGLADFLRRRRETLRPADVGLPAGARRRTPGLRREEVAQLAGVSTDHYSRLEQARGSAPSESVVAALARALRCDIDERDHLYHLAGLSAPARVAGNHVRPGLIDLASRLVDVPVCISTDLGEVVWQNALFAAVGGLGELRPGRDANIIWRWFTEPSSRERLPSADWARLSATSVSDLRATYSRRAGDRDVTELVHDLLDRSAEFRDLWERHEVSVRRSDRKDFLHPEVGLIHLRCEILLTPDEGVQLLVFFPVDPADDGAKLDLLRVIGTQDFQTAT